In a genomic window of Glycine max cultivar Williams 82 chromosome 13, Glycine_max_v4.0, whole genome shotgun sequence:
- the LOC100777824 gene encoding agamous-like MADS-box protein: MGRARISLKHISNERSRKKTFMERRKVLIKKISEFSTLCGVEACLIVYDDGNGDIEPVTCPKDPVLAHSILQNYEFQKNQRPPKKFGIQDFVEDRKNIIEAEISKVHKEITNIKYPTSDPSFINMEEDQLRAFIALVDAKIRTCDHSLKNMHQSEANFMQNMAWGSASSSHPTPMEPLNNNGRVDVTNSIDQVYEAMQLVDAPFSYIPDMVQKSFNCLQNISQSQPILDVEDEMVGFSNRVDVSLDTTNQIADLLDWFDGPIIGWSDLVDWTSQPDESQNEQQGGGDLDGFQTECYNLNF; the protein is encoded by the coding sequence atgggTCGTGCAAGAATCAGCTTGAAACATATCTCAAATGAGAGATCTCGCAAGAAAACTTTCATGGAGAGAAGGAaagtacttataaaaaaaatctctgaATTTTCCACCTTGTGTGGAGTTGAAGCATGCTTGATTGTGTATGATGATGGGAATGGTGACATTGAACCAGTGACTTGTCCCAAAGACCCTGTATTGGCACACTCCATACTTCAAAACTATGAGTTTCAAAAGAATCAGAGACCTCCCAAGAAGTTTGGTATTCAGGACTTTGTTGAGGATAGGAAGAACATCATTGAAGCTGAGATTTCCAAAGTGCATAAAGAGATCACCAACATCAAGTATCCAACTTCGGATCCAAGTTTCATAAACATGGAAGAGGATCAATTGAGGGCCTTCATTGCTCTGGTGGATGCTAAGATTAGGACCTGTGATCATTCTTTGAAAAACATGCATCAAAGTGAAGCCAACTTCATGCAAAACATGGCTTGGGGAAGTGCTTCCTCCTCCCATCCTACTCCTATGGAGCCACTTAATAATAATGGGAGGGTGGATGTTACAAACTCAATAGATCAGGTTTATGAAGCTATGCAACTAGTTGATGCTCCCTTTAGTTACATTCCAGACATGGTTCAGAAAAGTTTTAATTGCTTGCAAAACATCTCTCAAAGCCAACCCATACTTGATGTTGAGGATGAGATGGTAGGTTTTAGTAATAGAGTTGATGTGTCACTGGATACAACTAATCAAATTGCTGACTTGTTGGACTGGTTTGATGGACCTATTATTGGTTGGTCTGATCTTGTGGATTGGACTAGTCAACCTGATGAATCTCAGAATGAGCAACAAGGTGGAGGAGATTTGGATGGATTTCAAACAGAATGCTATAATCTGAATTTCTGA
- the LOC100795526 gene encoding enhancer of polycomb homolog 2 — protein sequence MSRLSFRPRPLDIHKKLPIVKSIKDFDDDEAPASTTRNSQLLRAVPEIENEVPQTPSKKLASEIPTPQFVVVDTYERDYSCTFSQPTSYLRARGARAEIGEFVEYDLDNEDEDWLFEFNEERNILTPEMFESLLFKLEVLDHKARERAGLITPTLGSPIPVQLRLDTAIEALQAQGFKYSIIQSVYDYWKEKRERWQKPVLRRLQPPPPVNDTNPYNVFRPREKAHRLHTRRMQRRENNVQSFEKLRQVRRNLDQAKSLLEALIKREEKKREVMDSEVTLQRMQMKYKHETEFLEDNIALSGFTPFTSKFVSSEEEYFDSDDVMTNRLLRTRSTALQSFPSHETNIPMVPAASTKQEFRRRYVPHGWPHKLDPLEPVLLFTKPLLPDKLAMAGIMPPDSITPNGRVSPPPYRYRGRMGRGGRIIFDRWNPLMQTPIDCGNSYYMPPKPRPSTCN from the exons ATGAGTAGGTTGTCTTTCAGGCCTCGACCACTTGACATTCACAAGAAGCTCCCCATTGTCAAGTCCATCAAGGACTTTGATGATGATGAGGCACCGGCTTCTACTACCCGGAATTCACAATTGTTACGTGCTGTTCCTGAGATTGAAAATGAG gtACCTCAAACTCCCAGCAAGAAATTGGCTTCTGAAATACCTACTCCTCAGTTTGTTGTTGTGGATACATATGAAAGGGACTATTCTTGCACTTTCTCTCAACCGACTTCCTATTTGCGGGCAAGAGGAG CTCGAGCTGAGATTGGCGAGTTTGTTGAGTATGACTTAGATAATGAAGATGAGGATTGGCTTTTTGAGTTTAATGAAGAGAGGAACATTTTGACACCTGAAAT GTTTGAGAGTCTTCTTTTCAAGTTGGAGGTATTGGATCATAAAGCTCGTGAAAGAGCTGGACTTATAACACCTACACTTGGTTCACCAATTCCTGTGCAACTACGGCTTGATACTGCTATTGAG GCCTTACAAGCACAGGGCTTCAAATATTCAATTATCCAGTCTGTATATGATTATTGGAAAGAGAAG CGAGAACGATGGCAAAAGCCGGTTTTGCGACGTTTGCAG CCGCCTCCACCGGTTAACGACACCAACCCGTATAATGTCTTTCGGCCAAGGGAGAAGGCCCACAGACTTCACACAAGACGG ATgcaaaggagagaaaacaatGTGCAGTCATTTGAAAAGCTTCGCCAG GTCAGGCGCAACCTTGACCAAGCTAAGAGCTTGTTGGAAGCATTGATCAAG agggaagagaaaaaaagagaagtaaTGGATAGTGAAGTTACGTTGCAGAGGATGCAAATGAAGTACAAG CATGAAACTGAGTTTTTGGAAGACAACATTGCACTCTCTGGATTTACTCCCTTCACTTCCAAGTTTGTTTCCAGTGAAGAGGAATATTTCGATTCAGATGATGTCATGACAAACCGTCTTCTCCGCACACGTTCTACTGCTTTACAGTCTTTCCCTTCTCATGAAACCAACATTCCCATGGTTCCTGCCGCTAGCACAAAGCAAGAGTTTAGGAGGAGATATGTCCCACATGGATGGCCTCATAAACTG GATCCACTTGAGCCAGTTTTATTGTTCACCAAACCTCTACTTCCAGATAAGTTGGCCATGGCAGGCATTATGCCACCTGATTCAATCACACCAAATGGAAGGGTGTCACCACCGCCGTATAGATATCGTGGAAGAATGGGTAGAGGTGGCCGTATAATATTTGACCGATGGAATCCACTTATGCAAACACCAATTGATTGtggtaattcttattatatgcCACCAAAACCACGACCTTCAACATGTAACTAA